AGATAATAAACCAAAGCTAGCAGACTTAAGGTTTGCAGATGATACTTTTAATTGCTTATGCCAAACACGATAAGTACCTAGTACTCCATCTCTACGATGATAAAAGCCTGCTAATGGATGAGTTAAATATACAAGTCCAGTTTCAGTATCAGGAAACCCTGCAAGCTCAATTGAAGCATCTTTTTCTTGTGATAATTCAACACTCGCTGGAGCCCAAGTGGCATCGGTAGTCATTTTATATTTACGATATATCTTTTGTGATTCATCGAAGTCGCAGTCGAATTTAACTTCACCTGAATACCAAGGCAAGTTCCATAAAAGTCTTGGAACTGCAAGCGTCCAAGAATCCAATGTAGTTCCTAGAAACCAGACACAACGTTCGTTGGTTTGTTTATCGATTATATAAATTCGATAATTGGTTTGTCCCATAGTAAATTTAGGGAATGGATAAACAGCGGAAGTAAAATCGACATCTATAAATGGGACTACAGAAATTAGAGCTTTTTCTACTCCATTAATTTCAACGCAGTCCAGCTTAAAACGTTCAGGGAAAAGTCCATCAAATCTTGCAGGATCTACAGCGTAAGTAATTATGGCAAAATGCTGTAATTTACATAAAACATCAAGCCATTTTGGCGGAGGTCTTGAATGGAGATAATCATTTAACTTCAGTGAATCCAATGCCTAATCATCCTTGAAATATAGCGCCTATTTAATCGGAAAATATAGTTGGCTAAATAGTTAAACGCCGTAAAAACAGCCAACTGTATTTTCTGTTTGAAGTTCTTGTTCAATTTATTTAGCAGCTCAATGTATGCTCTGTCCAATACAAGGTATTGCCTAATAAAACTACACTACCTGAGATTATGAAACTCACCGGTACTATTAAACCTATTTCCACTAAACATTCTCCAAAATTTCTATCCTCACAAATTTCGATGTCATCCATATCAGTTGCTTTTAAAGTTAACTTTTTGGTGAATGTTTCACCACGTTGACAATAAGGTTGGCTATCAAGAGCTGGTTGGAATGCACATGATGTAATGCATAAAGAAATAAGGGAGCTAACTAGTGCCTTTTTTAGACTCATAAAATGAAATATCCATATAAACATAATGCCTCATTAAGAGGCTAAAAATAGTTGGTTAAAATAAGCGACGCAGGAGCAAAAGCCAACGGTTTTTGTCCTGCTTTAACGATTTATACTTATTTTTAAAAGCCACTTACAATAATTAATATAAGAGCTAAAATAAAATATAAATAGCTTTCTTTAGATAGTTTATGATCAGTTCCTAACCAACTTTTAATTGGCATTGATAATAAACTAGGAGAACAAAGGAATCCGCGTAACAATGATAAAATACCAATAGCACCTGCCACCGAACCAAAATCAATAACGCTAGTTGTATAAATATTAATGGCTAGAAAAAGCATAACTAAAGCCATAAAGCATTTAATTAATATTGCACTCCGTTGAATTTTTGAACTTTGACTATCCATGAACTCGATCCTTGTTGAATAGGTATAACGCCACTTAAGCGGCTAAAATAGTTGGTTAAAATAAGCGACGAAGGAGTAAAACCAACTGTTTCCTGTCCTTTAAATGACTTATATTTTGTTATTAATACGGTCTAATTAGATTCTATTAAAAGTGTATACGAAACGACAACCCCATTAAACCAAGTATTAGAATTGATAGAAAGTAACTCCCAACCCTCTTTACTAATTTCATCAAGTTGATTGTTAAGAGCATCTAAATCAACAGATCCAAAGCCCCAATATTTTCTTTTGTTAAACTCTACCACTTTTCTCATTAAGAACACTCCATGTAGATTAAAAATATAATGTCAAAATAACAGGCTAAGTAATGGTTGGCTAAAATTGTGTAGCAAAGCGAAACGTAGCCAACTGTCCTTGTTTATTTTTTTATGTTTACGGTAACACAACAACAACTTCAACTTCTAAAAAGTGGGATTCACTCCATAGCCTTTTTACTTCAACCCAACTGGCAGACGGATATTTACCGTCAAAATGAGCCTTACGTATTGGAATTGCTGACTTTAACTTTTCAATGTCAGTAGTGAAAATAACTTCTTTTACGATAGCATCTGTTCCAACATTATAATCAGACAGTATCTTCTTGATGTTAATGTATATATCGTCTACTTGGCTTTCAAAGCTGATTTTTTCGCTCGTAATACCAGAGATATATAGCGTGTTATTATTTTTTACTACTTGCGTATAGCCAGTATCATTCTCCCAAGGAAAATAATTTTTTCTTTCAATGGCTTGGTTCGTTGTAACACACCCAAAAAGCAAAATACTACAAAATAATAATAATGATTTTTTAACGAAATTTATCAATTGAACTCCAATGATGAAAATAAACATAACGTCAAAATAATGGGCTAAAATAGTAGGCTAAAATGGAGCGAAGCGAACAGTTCGCTGTTTTTAATCCTTTTAATTTGCTTGTTATGTGAATTAGCCACATGCTAATTTTGTTTGCTGTATACAGGCTTTTTGAGATTGCTCCGTTGATTCGCCGGCCATACAGAAATCTAGCCTCAAAGTCCTTTTCTCATGAGAAATGTCAGTACTTGTTACTACAGGAACCCACTTCCATGTTTTTAACATTTTACGTGAGTATTTACCAAGGTGCTTAGTAGGTAATGAATTGATAATTTCTACATTTTCAGTTTTACCCGAAGCTGAAATATTAAAAGATAAAACAGCACA
The Colwellia sp. Arc7-D genome window above contains:
- a CDS encoding energy transducer TonB — its product is MKNLLVLTSLVFLTVSTSSIAKNIYGDVQVTDIAPANNFIWERANQNTPKYPIELARSGVRGCAVLSFNISASGKTENVEIINSLPTKHLGKYSRKMLKTWKWVPVVTSTDISHEKRTLRLDFCMAGESTEQSQKACIQQTKLACG
- a CDS encoding RidA family protein; this translates as MLFGCVTTNQAIERKNYFPWENDTGYTQVVKNNNTLYISGITSEKISFESQVDDIYINIKKILSDYNVGTDAIVKEVIFTTDIEKLKSAIPIRKAHFDGKYPSASWVEVKRLWSESHFLEVEVVVVLP
- a CDS encoding DUF2071 domain-containing protein, whose translation is MDSLKLNDYLHSRPPPKWLDVLCKLQHFAIITYAVDPARFDGLFPERFKLDCVEINGVEKALISVVPFIDVDFTSAVYPFPKFTMGQTNYRIYIIDKQTNERCVWFLGTTLDSWTLAVPRLLWNLPWYSGEVKFDCDFDESQKIYRKYKMTTDATWAPASVELSQEKDASIELAGFPDTETGLVYLTHPLAGFYHRRDGVLGTYRVWHKQLKVSSANLKSASFGLLSRLGLVTQEEQQVAHSVLIEPINEFTIYLPPKVVK